The genomic interval ACATGGTACTTCCTATGTAACATGATACCTCAAATGTTTCAGGTGTGGTATCATGTTTAGGTAGCATGGTACCTCACATGTATCGATTCTAAATAGCGGGCTAAGCCGGTTAGCGGTTGAACTCTCCAACGGCTAAGATCAGCTATAGTCGGCTACAGCCGCAGCTAAGGCGTTTAgcggttttaaaaaatgtttaaaaaaattcaaaagattgatagaattttgaataaaaattgaCACATTTCTTCTCTAATTAGTTTaccataaatttatagttgataaTTTCATACAGAGAGTTCATAATTCATTGAATAAGAGATTGACTAGGGTTTTTAGTAGGACTAATTTACGGCGGGCCCAAAAATTGATGTCCAAATTTTTGCCACCCAAACTTTTAGCGGCTAAATGAAGCTAAACGAAGGCTATTTTAGCGGCCATCTCTGGCTAAACACAACTATTAGCGGCAGCTAAATTGTAGCGGGAATATTCAATTAGCTTAGCTTTTTCCCTCTCCAACAGCTATCTCCGGCTATAGCGGCAGATTTAGAACGATGATCGTATATGATACTACAAGGTAGCATGCTCAGGTATCATGGTACCTTCTACGTAACATGGTACCTcacatgtatcatgtatgatACCTGAACAATATCATATCCGGTACTAGTGGTATCATGAACAATATCATATCATCGGTAACAAATCCTCGTCGTTGTCGCAATCGCCATAGTCGTCGCCGACGCTGCAACTGCTGTCGACCGCCGCTAGCTGCTACCTGCCACTGCTGTCGCTGTTGTTGGAGTAGCTGTAGCCGCCATCGTTGTTGCCGCAGTCGTCGCTGAAAGTTTCTAGAATAAACGCAGCACTCGTGTTGTGCTACGCTTTCGTGTTTCTCGATGACTGGAAGAGCCCCAACCGTGGCTTTTACATAAGCCCGGAAGTTTGTTGCTCTTGACTAACAATCCGGAGAGATTACAATGCATGATCGTATGCTAAACTAACTTATCTTATCACAAGTACTGGGAGATAAACTCTATCGTTTAACACCCTCTCTCAATCATAACCTTTTAAGGTTAAGATTGCTTTTAAAGTTCTCTAGCAGGCGTACAGAAAGTGGTTTAGTGAACCCATCAGCAACTTGATCACCTGAGGACACAAAATCAATTTCCAATAATTTCTGACTCACCCGTTCCCGGACAAAGTGATAGTCAAcctctatatattttgttctgGCATGAAAAACTGGGTTTGCTGACAAATACTTGGCTCCAAGATTATCACACCAAATTTTAGCAGCTTGAGGACTCTTGATCCTTAATTCTACTAATAAAGTTTGTACCCACATTATTTCTACCGTTGCATTTGCTATGGCCTTATATTCTGACTGAGTACTAGATCTTGAGACGGTAGCTTGTTTTCTAGCACTCCATGACACTAGGTTGGAACCTATAAACACAGCAAAGCCTCCAGTAGATTTTCTGTCATCTACACTACCGGCCCAATCTGCATCTGAGAAACCACTCACACGTGTGGACCCAGATCTGTGTATGTTGAGCCCCATACTCGTGCATTGTTTTATACACCTTAGTATTCTTTTCACTGCTGTCCAATGCACAGTTGTTGGAGCATGAAGAAACTGGCAAACCTTGTTAACAGAAAAAGCTATATCCGGTCTAGTAAGGGTTAGATACTGTAGTGCACCAACTATACTTCTATACTGTGTTGCATCATTGGGTCCCAAAAGAGATCCCTCATGTAAAGACAACTTCTCACTAACAGATAGAGGAGTGTTAGCAGGCTTGCAATCTAACATTCCTACTTTCTTTAGTAAATTAGTAGCATACTTATCTTGTGTGAGAACAATACCATTGTGTGTCTTGCTGACTTCGATGCCAAGGAAATAATATAATTCTCCAAGATCTTTTAGAGCAAATTCTGCCTTAAGATCCTGTAGTAGTGCCGATGTTGCCCTCTCTGAAGAACTAGCTACAATTATATCATCTACATACACCAATATGAAGATAGCAATATCCCCTTTATGTATATAGAATAATGATGTGTCGGCCTTTGAAGCACTAAAACCAAGGTCGATCAGCTTCTTGCTCAATCTAGCAAACCAGGCTCCTGGGGCTTGTTTCAAGCCGTACAGAGACTTATCTAGTTTGCATATATAGTGAGGTTTAGTGACATCTTTGAAACCTGGTAGCTGTTCCATATATACTTCTTCCTCCAGATGACCATGAAGAAAGGCATTTTGTACATCTAACTATC from Oryza brachyantha chromosome 3, ObraRS2, whole genome shotgun sequence carries:
- the LOC107303732 gene encoding uncharacterized mitochondrial protein AtMg00810-like; the protein is MEQLPGFKDVTKPHYICKLDKSLYGLKQAPGAWFARLSKKLIDLGFSASKADTSLFYIHKGDIAIFILVYVDDIIVASSSERATSALLQDLKAEFALKDLGELYYFLGIEVSKTHNGIVLTQDKYATNLLKKVGMLDCKPANTPLSVSEKLSLHEGSLLGPNDATQYRSIVGALQYLTLTRPDIAFSVNKVCQFLHAPTTVHWTAVKRILRCIKQCTSMGLNIHRSGSTRVSGFSDADWAGSVDDRKSTGGFAVFIGSNLVSWSARKQATVSRSSTQSEYKAIANATVEIMWVQTLLVELRIKSPQAAKIWCDNLGAKYLSANPVFHARTKYIEVDYHFVRERVSQKLLEIDFVSSGDQVADGFTKPLSVRLLENFKSNLNLKRL